Proteins from a genomic interval of Watersipora subatra chromosome 10, tzWatSuba1.1, whole genome shotgun sequence:
- the LOC137406192 gene encoding uncharacterized protein, producing the protein MERRNRQQIEQKARELAIEGYQGMSNNELGKAIQRAHCEGQARKFEIEGYQQMDKKELRNATKKAKKKARKARRLRAQFESDMEEFNLQDYQQMSIDDIRNIYIREWRDNWQYYRKCALRSVILSHPSLRVYCDQQAQRLNILDYQNRSNETLGSVISQALFQEERERDIPRRSQRLNNYIVYESFWLDERAIEPIVLTSAEAKDPCSICLADISEAVATLCKHIFHKECIEEWAKNSIICPMCRQSMHIKTKLHALSLHQMT; encoded by the coding sequence ATGGAAAGGAGAAATAGACAACAAATAGAGCAGAAAGCAAGAGAATTGGCTATAGAAGGCTATCAGGGTATGAGCAACAATGAGCTAGGAAAAGCAATACAGCGAGCTCACTGTGAAGGTCAAGCGAGAAAGTTTGAAATAGAAGGCTATCAGCAAATGGATAAAAAAGAGCTAAGAAATGCTACAAAAAAAGCTAAGAAAAAAGCTAGAAAAGCAAGAAGATTGCGAGCACAGTTTGAGAGTGATATGGAAGAATTTAATTTACAAGACTACCAACAAATGAGCATTGATGATATAAGAAATATTTACATAAGAGAATGGCGGGATAATTGGCAGTATTATCGAAAATGTGCACTAAGATCTGTGATATTATCTCATCCAAGCTTGCGAGTGTACTGTGACCAGCAAGCACAGAGACTAAACATACTAGACTATCAAAATAGAAGCAATGAAACTCTAGGAAGTGTTATATCGCAAGCACTGTTTCAAGAAGAACGAGAAAGAGATATTCCCCGAAGATCACAGAGATTAAACAACTATATTGTATATGAGAGTTTCTGGTTAGATGAGCGTGCAATAGAACCTATAGTACTTACCTCTGCAGAAGCAAAAGATCCATGCTCTATATGCTTAGCTGATATTTCAGAAGCGGTGGCTACACTTTGCAAGCATATATTTCATAAAGAATGCATAGAGGAATGGGCTAAAAACTCAATCATATGTCCAATGTGCAGACAATCAatgcatataaaaactaaaCTTCATGCTTTAAGCCTACATCAAATGACCTAA